TTTGACTGAACTAATTCTGATCGACTTTTCTGGAAcagagtttcccacctcaggctcaatcaGCTCAGAGTTTgatgaacctgctttctgaaacagccCTACTGTCTAATGTCAGCTTAAATATTCTTAAATGACGCCAACATGAAAAATCTCCATAAATAATGTGCCGACTAACTAACGTGTTTATAAACTGGTGTTTCAGAGTCATTGAGGTGACATGTAAATGTGTTATCTGATGTTCTGTCTGAACCTGATTGATCTCTATTTGAACAGAATGACTAAAATAATCTTCTTCTTTCAGGGTCGGGTGACGTCAGAGTGGTTGTGGAAGAAGGGAGTGACGCCATTTTACCCTGTTCCCTCAGCAACAAGGAGAACATGGAGTCAAAAGTCTTTGACTGGAAGAAAGATGGTCCAAAGGAGATTTTCTTTTATGATGCAGGCCTTCATTATAATAACGGCCGTCCAGGTCAAGATCAGCAGTTCAAAGGTCGCGTCTCACATTTTCAAGAAGAGCTGAAGTACGGCAACGcctccatcatcatcagaaATACGAAGGtgactgactgtggaaactacAGCTGTCATTTTCCACTTCTTCAGCCAAGACAGATATTCAACATTCAGCTTGTTGTTGGTGAGTGTTTTCATTAAAGGGGtgttatgtagttttcagcgacCACTAGCGGTGCAGTTTTTAGAGTGCAGCCAGGC
This window of the Micropterus dolomieu isolate WLL.071019.BEF.003 ecotype Adirondacks unplaced genomic scaffold, ASM2129224v1 contig_14311, whole genome shotgun sequence genome carries:
- the LOC123966816 gene encoding V-set domain-containing T-cell activation inhibitor 1-like, which produces MLQLKALELLFFWFCLLTVSGITPGHMDTNGSGDVRVVVEEGSDAILPCSLSNKENMESKVFDWKKDGPKEIFFYDAGLHYNNGRPGQDQQFKGRVSHFQEELKYGNASIIIRNTKVTDCGNYSCHFPLLQPRQIFNIQLVV